One window of the Nocardia terpenica genome contains the following:
- a CDS encoding Rieske 2Fe-2S domain-containing protein: MAETPQGRTGKIREIDIGSTPTRYARGWHCLGLAASFRDGKPHAVQAFGTKLVVWADSHGELKVLDAYCRHLGGDLSMGEIKGDSVACPFHDWRWGGNGRCTAIPYARRVPPLARTRAWITLERNGQLFVWHDHEGNPPSDDVTIPHIEGPYTDAEGNPTDRLDDGWTEWTWNSLLIEGANCREIIDNVVDMAHFFYIHFAYPTYFKNVFEGHIATQYLETKNRPDVGMGTQYGDTLMKSVAAYYGPSYMINPLHNFYGGFEVKSVLINCHYPVTQDSFVLQWGISLEKPKGIDEQASAKLAAKMTEGISVGFLQDVEIWKHKSKIDNPLLCEEDGPVYQLRRWYDQFYVDVADIDPKMVQRFEFEVDTTKANEAWEAEVAENLRRRREQEANA, translated from the coding sequence ATGGCGGAGACGCCACAGGGGCGCACGGGGAAGATCCGTGAGATCGATATCGGATCCACGCCCACCAGGTATGCGCGGGGCTGGCACTGCCTGGGTCTGGCCGCGTCGTTTCGTGACGGTAAGCCGCATGCCGTGCAGGCGTTCGGCACCAAGCTGGTCGTCTGGGCCGACAGTCACGGCGAGCTGAAGGTGCTCGACGCCTACTGCCGCCATCTCGGCGGCGACCTGAGCATGGGGGAGATCAAGGGCGACTCGGTCGCCTGCCCGTTCCACGACTGGCGCTGGGGCGGCAACGGCCGGTGCACCGCCATTCCGTATGCCCGCCGGGTGCCGCCGCTGGCCCGGACCCGCGCGTGGATCACGTTGGAGCGCAACGGGCAGCTGTTCGTCTGGCACGACCACGAGGGCAACCCGCCGTCGGACGACGTCACCATCCCGCACATCGAGGGCCCCTACACCGACGCCGAGGGCAACCCGACCGACCGGCTCGACGACGGCTGGACCGAGTGGACCTGGAACTCGCTGCTCATCGAGGGCGCCAACTGCCGCGAGATCATCGACAACGTGGTCGATATGGCCCACTTCTTCTACATCCACTTCGCGTACCCGACGTACTTCAAGAACGTTTTCGAGGGCCACATCGCCACCCAGTACCTGGAGACGAAGAACCGCCCCGATGTCGGCATGGGCACGCAGTACGGTGACACGCTGATGAAGTCGGTGGCCGCGTACTACGGCCCGTCCTACATGATCAACCCGCTGCACAACTTCTACGGCGGGTTCGAGGTCAAGAGCGTTCTGATCAACTGCCACTACCCGGTCACCCAGGACTCGTTCGTGCTGCAGTGGGGCATCTCGCTGGAGAAGCCGAAGGGCATCGACGAGCAGGCGTCGGCGAAGCTGGCGGCCAAGATGACCGAGGGCATCAGCGTCGGCTTCCTGCAGGACGTGGAGATCTGGAAGCACAAGTCCAAGATCGACAATCCGCTGCTGTGCGAGGAGGACGGCCCGGTCTATCAGCTGCGCCGCTGGTACGACCAGTTCTACGTGGACGTCGCCGATATCGACCCGAAGATGGTGCAGCGCTTCGAATTCGAGGTCGACACCACCAAGGCGAACGAGGCATGGGAGGCCGAGGTGGCCGAGAATCTGCGCCGCCGGCGCGAGCAGGAGGCGAACGCCTGA
- the hsaA gene encoding 3-hydroxy-9,10-secoandrosta-1,3,5(10)-triene-9,17-dione monooxygenase oxygenase subunit, producing MTQEVVERVEALLPTLRERAQEAEDLRRIPDETIKALQETGFFRLLQPRQWDGLAADPVVFYDTVRAIAGACGSTGWVASIVGVHNWHLALFDQRAQEEVWGEDSEVRISSSYAPMGAGVVTDGGYIVNGAWNWSSGCDHADWTFVGGPVIKDGKPVDFGSFLIPRTEYRIDDVWNVVGLRGTGSNTLVVQDVFVPRHRFLSYKTMNDLKSPGLEQNTDPVYKMPWGTIHPTTISSPIVGMAYGALRAHIDHQGKRIRAAYAGEKTKDDPFAKVRIAEAASDIDAAWRQLSGNVAEEYALLLAGKEIPFDLRVRARRDQVRATGRAIASIDKLFESSGATALANGTPLQRFWRDAHAGRVHAANDPERAYIMYGTHEFGLPVTDGMV from the coding sequence ATGACGCAAGAAGTAGTAGAGCGGGTCGAAGCGCTGTTGCCGACGCTGCGCGAGCGCGCGCAGGAGGCAGAGGATCTGCGCCGCATTCCCGACGAGACGATCAAGGCGCTGCAGGAGACCGGGTTCTTCCGGCTACTGCAACCGCGGCAGTGGGACGGCCTGGCCGCCGATCCGGTCGTCTTCTACGACACCGTCCGCGCGATCGCGGGCGCGTGCGGGTCCACCGGCTGGGTGGCGAGCATTGTCGGCGTGCACAACTGGCATCTCGCGCTGTTCGACCAGCGGGCACAGGAGGAGGTGTGGGGCGAGGACAGCGAGGTGCGGATCTCGTCCTCGTACGCGCCGATGGGGGCGGGCGTCGTCACCGACGGCGGGTACATCGTCAACGGCGCGTGGAACTGGTCGTCGGGCTGCGATCACGCCGACTGGACCTTCGTCGGCGGTCCGGTGATCAAGGACGGCAAGCCGGTCGACTTCGGCAGTTTCCTCATCCCCCGCACCGAGTATCGCATCGACGACGTGTGGAATGTGGTGGGGCTGCGCGGAACCGGCTCCAATACGCTGGTCGTGCAGGACGTCTTCGTCCCGCGGCACCGGTTCCTGTCGTACAAGACCATGAACGACCTGAAATCCCCCGGGCTGGAGCAGAATACCGATCCGGTGTACAAGATGCCCTGGGGCACCATCCATCCCACCACCATCTCCTCACCGATCGTCGGCATGGCCTACGGCGCGCTGCGGGCGCATATCGACCACCAGGGCAAGCGGATTCGCGCCGCCTACGCCGGGGAGAAGACCAAGGACGATCCGTTCGCCAAGGTGCGCATCGCCGAGGCGGCCAGCGATATCGACGCGGCCTGGCGGCAGCTGTCGGGGAACGTGGCCGAGGAGTACGCGCTGCTGCTGGCGGGCAAGGAGATTCCGTTCGATCTGCGGGTGCGGGCGCGCCGCGACCAGGTGCGGGCCACCGGGCGGGCGATTGCCTCCATCGACAAGCTGTTCGAGAGTTCGGGCGCCACGGCGCTGGCGAACGGTACTCCGCTGCAACGGTTCTGGCGCGACGCGCACGCCGGGCGGGTACACGCGGCCAACGATCCCGAGCGCGCCTACATCATGTACGGCACGCACGAGTTCGGGCTGCCGGTCACGGATGGGATGGTGTAG
- the hsaD gene encoding 4,5:9,10-diseco-3-hydroxy-5,9,17-trioxoandrosta-1(10),2-diene-4-oate hydrolase encodes MTTASDARTEPTFESTSRYAQVRPDLTLHYHEAGVGHGPTIVLLHGGGPGASSWSNFARNIAVLAERYHVLAVDQPGFGLSDKPTEHPQYFVHSSSALLDLLDTLQITERVHLLGNSLGGGTAVRFALDHPHRAGRLILMGPGGLSTNLFAPDPTEGVKALGRFNAEPTRENLEKFLRIMVFDQSLVTPELIEERFAVAATPESLAAMRAMGKSFAGADFEQGMLWREAFRLRQPVLLIWGREDRVNPLDGALVALKTIPRAQLHVFGGCGHWAQLEKFDEFNKLALDFLEK; translated from the coding sequence ATGACCACGGCATCGGACGCGCGCACCGAGCCGACCTTCGAGTCGACGTCGCGCTACGCGCAGGTACGCCCCGACCTGACGCTGCACTACCACGAGGCGGGGGTGGGTCACGGCCCGACCATCGTGCTGCTGCACGGCGGCGGGCCGGGCGCCTCGTCCTGGTCGAACTTCGCCCGCAATATCGCGGTGCTGGCCGAGCGCTACCACGTGCTGGCGGTGGATCAGCCGGGATTCGGGTTGTCGGACAAGCCGACCGAGCATCCGCAGTACTTCGTGCACAGCTCATCGGCCCTGCTGGATCTGCTGGATACGTTGCAGATCACCGAACGCGTTCACCTGCTGGGCAATTCGCTCGGTGGCGGCACGGCGGTGCGGTTCGCGCTCGATCATCCGCACCGCGCGGGCAGGCTGATCCTCATGGGCCCGGGCGGATTGAGCACCAATCTGTTCGCGCCGGATCCGACCGAGGGCGTCAAAGCGCTGGGGCGGTTCAATGCCGAGCCCACCCGGGAGAACCTCGAAAAGTTCCTGCGGATCATGGTTTTCGATCAGTCGCTGGTTACGCCGGAGCTGATCGAGGAGCGGTTCGCCGTCGCCGCCACGCCGGAGTCGCTGGCCGCGATGCGGGCGATGGGGAAATCCTTCGCGGGCGCGGATTTCGAGCAGGGCATGCTCTGGCGGGAGGCGTTCCGGCTGCGGCAGCCGGTGCTGCTGATCTGGGGCCGCGAGGACCGGGTCAATCCGCTGGACGGTGCGCTGGTGGCGCTGAAGACGATTCCGCGGGCGCAACTGCACGTGTTCGGCGGCTGCGGGCACTGGGCGCAGCTGGAGAAGTTCGATGAATTCAACAAGCTGGCACTGGATTTCCTGGAGAAGTGA
- the hsaC gene encoding iron-dependent extradiol dioxygenase HsaC — MGIRSLGYMRIEATDMAAWREYGLKVLGMVEGKGADPEALYLRMDEFPARLVIVPGEQDRLQLSGWETANAAELQDIRDRLDAAGVAYKEGGQEELANRRVDELIRFEDPSGNVLEAFHGAALEHRRVVSPYGHRFVTAEQGLGHVVLSTKDDRAALHFYRDVLGFRLRDSMRLPPQAVGRPADADPAWLRFFGCNPRHHSLAFLPMPVPSGIVHLMIEVENSDDVGLCLDRALRRKVKMSATLGRHVNDKMLSFYMKTPGGFDVEFGCEGLEVEDETWIARESTAVSLWGHDFSIQFRDK, encoded by the coding sequence ATGGGCATTCGTTCGCTGGGATATATGCGGATCGAGGCCACCGACATGGCGGCCTGGCGCGAGTACGGACTGAAGGTGCTCGGCATGGTGGAGGGGAAGGGCGCCGATCCCGAGGCCCTGTACCTGCGGATGGACGAGTTCCCGGCCCGGTTGGTGATCGTGCCCGGCGAGCAGGACCGGCTCCAGCTGTCCGGCTGGGAGACCGCGAATGCCGCGGAGCTGCAAGACATTCGGGATCGACTGGACGCGGCCGGGGTAGCCTACAAGGAGGGCGGCCAGGAGGAGCTGGCCAACCGCCGGGTCGACGAGCTCATCCGGTTCGAGGATCCCTCCGGCAATGTGCTGGAGGCGTTTCACGGTGCGGCACTGGAGCATCGGCGGGTGGTGAGCCCGTACGGGCACCGATTCGTCACCGCGGAGCAGGGTTTGGGGCACGTGGTGCTCAGCACCAAGGACGACCGGGCGGCGCTGCATTTCTATCGCGATGTGCTGGGATTCCGGCTGCGCGATTCGATGCGGCTGCCCCCGCAGGCGGTGGGTCGGCCCGCCGACGCGGATCCGGCCTGGCTGCGCTTCTTCGGCTGCAATCCCCGGCATCATTCGCTGGCGTTCCTGCCCATGCCGGTACCGAGCGGCATCGTGCACCTGATGATCGAGGTGGAGAATTCCGACGATGTCGGGCTGTGCCTGGATCGCGCGCTGCGGCGGAAGGTGAAGATGTCGGCGACGCTGGGCCGCCACGTCAACGACAAGATGCTGTCGTTCTACATGAAGACCCCCGGCGGCTTCGACGTCGAATTCGGCTGCGAGGGACTGGAGGTGGAGGACGAGACCTGGATCGCCCGGGAGTCGACCGCGGTCAGCCTGTGGGGGCACGACTTCAGCATCCAATTCCGCGACAAGTGA
- the hsaB gene encoding 3-hydroxy-9,10-secoandrosta-1,3,5(10)-triene-9,17-dione monooxygenase reductase subunit, which translates to MTDEAAIDARRFRDVLGQFCTGITVVTTFDEAGAPVGFACQSFAALSLDPPLILFCPTKGSRTWAAIEQAGRFCVNVLSEEQQRICARFGSREPDKFAGIGWRTSDLKVPLLNDALAAIQCTVASVVDGGDHHIVIGRVQALSESTDSGRPLLFYRGQYTAIEPEKTTPAPWRADLEHFLTTTTQDTWL; encoded by the coding sequence ATGACCGACGAGGCCGCGATCGATGCGCGGCGGTTCCGCGATGTGCTGGGCCAGTTCTGCACCGGCATCACCGTGGTCACGACCTTCGACGAGGCCGGTGCCCCGGTCGGTTTCGCCTGTCAGTCGTTCGCCGCCCTGTCCTTGGATCCGCCGCTGATCCTGTTCTGCCCCACCAAGGGCTCGCGCACCTGGGCGGCGATCGAGCAGGCGGGCCGCTTCTGCGTCAACGTTCTATCCGAAGAGCAGCAACGGATCTGCGCCCGCTTCGGCTCCCGCGAACCCGATAAATTCGCCGGAATCGGTTGGCGTACTTCCGATCTGAAGGTCCCACTCCTGAACGACGCCCTCGCCGCGATCCAGTGCACGGTGGCGAGCGTCGTCGACGGCGGCGATCATCACATCGTGATCGGCCGGGTCCAGGCCCTGTCGGAATCCACGGACTCCGGCAGGCCGCTGCTGTTCTACCGCGGCCAGTACACCGCTATCGAACCGGAGAAGACCACACCCGCTCCCTGGCGCGCCGATCTGGAGCATTTCCTCACCACGACCACCCAGGACACCTGGTTGTAG
- a CDS encoding TIGR03617 family F420-dependent LLM class oxidoreductase, with protein MQIDILLDAPPDRVVARARELAALGVDGLFTFEGRHDVFVSLAAVAPAVPTDLMTNVAIALPRSPLHAAHAAYDLHLLSGGRFRLGLGSQIRPHIEKRYGAAWSRPAARLGEFVAATKAILTAWQTGTALDFRGEFTTHTFMPPTFDPGPSPLGIPPILMGGLGPIMVRTAAEVADGLLVMPFNTETHFRERTLRAVRAGLDRSGRDPDSFAIVPQVMAAIGTTAAELDGADAGVRRLIAFYGSTPAYAPVLEVEGRAELQGRLNTLSKQGAVARMSELIDDALLSAIAVRGTPGQCAAQIRRRFGGAADRVCVYFPGYTPHPEHIAALAAELHREDSFRGLPDSATARHRPDRDRNPA; from the coding sequence GTGCAAATCGATATATTGCTGGATGCGCCGCCGGATCGGGTCGTCGCGCGGGCCCGGGAACTGGCCGCGCTCGGCGTCGACGGCTTGTTCACCTTCGAGGGGCGGCACGACGTTTTCGTCTCGCTGGCCGCGGTCGCCCCGGCCGTCCCGACCGACCTCATGACGAATGTGGCCATCGCATTACCGCGCAGCCCGCTGCACGCCGCGCACGCGGCCTACGATCTGCATCTGCTCAGCGGCGGCCGTTTCCGGCTCGGGCTCGGCTCACAGATTCGCCCCCATATCGAAAAGCGTTACGGCGCCGCCTGGTCGCGGCCCGCGGCACGGCTCGGTGAATTCGTGGCCGCGACGAAGGCCATCCTGACGGCGTGGCAGACCGGGACGGCATTGGATTTTCGCGGTGAGTTCACCACGCACACCTTCATGCCGCCGACCTTCGATCCGGGCCCGAGTCCCCTGGGCATACCGCCGATTCTGATGGGCGGACTGGGACCGATCATGGTCCGCACCGCGGCCGAGGTCGCCGACGGCCTGCTGGTAATGCCGTTCAATACCGAAACACATTTTCGGGAACGCACGCTGCGCGCGGTCCGGGCGGGTCTCGACCGCAGCGGTCGCGATCCGGATTCCTTCGCCATCGTGCCGCAGGTGATGGCCGCGATCGGCACCACGGCGGCGGAACTCGACGGCGCCGATGCCGGGGTGCGTCGGCTGATCGCCTTCTACGGTTCGACTCCCGCCTATGCGCCGGTCTTGGAGGTCGAGGGCCGCGCCGAGCTACAGGGTCGACTCAATACGCTGTCGAAACAGGGTGCGGTGGCGCGAATGAGCGAATTGATCGATGACGCGTTGCTGTCGGCGATAGCGGTGCGCGGCACGCCCGGACAGTGCGCGGCGCAGATTCGGCGGCGATTCGGCGGGGCCGCCGATCGGGTGTGCGTGTACTTCCCGGGGTACACACCGCATCCGGAACACATTGCCGCCCTTGCCGCGGAGCTACATCGGGAGGATTCATTCCGTGGATTACCGGACTCTGCGACTGCGCGTCACCGACCGGATCGCGACCGTAACCCTGCATAG
- a CDS encoding enoyl-CoA hydratase/isomerase family protein — translation MDYRTLRLRVTDRIATVTLHRPERRNAFTAEMGAELADAYRYCDAEDEVRVVVLTGTPPAFCAGADLGAGDRTFSAPAADFSAAGVDRPAWQVRKPVIAAVNGHALGIGLTLALQCDLCIMATDAKYGVVQVRRGMIGDAYSHWALPRLIGISRAAYLLLTGATFDGHRAHSMGLCLHTVPADQVLDAATTIARDIAENTAPLAVAASKRLLWSSFERNAPETGTLETNLHRTLMNHPDAREAMRAYLEDRPPHWTGHVDQLPR, via the coding sequence GTGGATTACCGGACTCTGCGACTGCGCGTCACCGACCGGATCGCGACCGTAACCCTGCATAGGCCCGAGCGGCGCAATGCTTTCACCGCGGAGATGGGTGCGGAACTGGCCGATGCGTACCGATATTGCGATGCCGAGGACGAGGTGCGGGTGGTCGTGCTCACCGGAACACCGCCCGCCTTCTGCGCGGGCGCGGATCTCGGCGCGGGCGACCGCACATTCAGCGCGCCCGCCGCGGATTTCAGTGCCGCCGGTGTCGACCGACCGGCCTGGCAGGTCCGCAAGCCGGTCATCGCCGCCGTCAACGGTCATGCGCTCGGCATCGGCCTCACGCTGGCACTGCAATGCGACCTGTGCATCATGGCGACCGACGCCAAATACGGTGTCGTCCAGGTCCGCCGCGGCATGATCGGCGACGCCTACTCCCACTGGGCACTCCCCCGCCTGATCGGAATCTCCAGGGCCGCATACCTTTTACTCACCGGAGCAACCTTCGACGGCCACCGAGCCCACAGCATGGGCCTATGCCTACACACCGTCCCCGCCGACCAGGTCCTCGACGCCGCAACAACAATCGCCCGAGACATCGCCGAAAACACCGCCCCACTGGCCGTGGCCGCCAGCAAACGCCTCCTCTGGTCCTCATTCGAACGCAACGCCCCCGAAACCGGCACCCTGGAAACCAACCTCCACCGCACCTTGATGAACCACCCGGACGCCCGCGAAGCCATGCGCGCCTACCTGGAAGACCGCCCACCACACTGGACCGGCCACGTGGACCAGCTCCCGCGGTGA
- a CDS encoding peroxiredoxin-like family protein → MSPSIREQSDRLKAAAAERLPADVVAVFDRSVRQFLADGIPADAIRVGQRMESFTLDDATGTPVTLDQLVSAGPVVIVFYRGGWCPYCNVALRTYQQELLHRLGEFGARLVAVSPQPPDESLSTAEKAGLEFTVLSDPGSRVADRIGIAFQQADEVLAAQRTLGIDLARVNAEGATRLPRPTVLIVDRDRRVRFVDVQPDYTARTEVADILTALTALR, encoded by the coding sequence ATGTCACCCAGCATTCGCGAACAGTCCGATCGGCTGAAAGCTGCTGCCGCCGAGCGTCTTCCCGCCGATGTGGTCGCGGTATTCGACCGCAGCGTCCGGCAATTCCTCGCCGATGGGATCCCTGCCGACGCCATTCGGGTCGGGCAGCGGATGGAGTCGTTCACCCTCGATGACGCCACCGGGACACCGGTCACCCTGGACCAGCTCGTCTCGGCCGGGCCGGTCGTGATCGTCTTCTATCGGGGCGGCTGGTGCCCGTACTGCAATGTCGCGCTGCGCACCTACCAGCAGGAATTGCTACACCGGCTGGGCGAATTCGGTGCCCGGCTGGTGGCCGTCAGTCCCCAGCCGCCCGACGAATCCCTCTCCACGGCGGAGAAGGCCGGACTCGAATTCACCGTGCTGTCCGACCCCGGTAGCCGCGTGGCCGACCGGATCGGAATCGCCTTCCAGCAGGCCGACGAGGTGCTCGCCGCCCAGCGCACGCTCGGCATCGACCTGGCCCGAGTCAACGCCGAGGGCGCGACCCGCCTGCCTCGCCCGACCGTCCTCATCGTCGACCGCGACCGCAGAGTCCGCTTCGTCGACGTCCAGCCCGACTACACCGCCCGCACCGAAGTCGCCGACATCCTCACCGCGCTCACCGCCCTACGGTGA
- a CDS encoding FAD-dependent monooxygenase produces MKHALIIGGGIAGTATAMALRKAGISSTVYEAFAHGADDIGAFLMIMHNGMDALRVVDADGSVVAASFSTPRAEYLDGAGNVFSSGPFGADHPDSAGPRTLTRADLYRTLHNELRQRGGRIEHGKRLVGVVTRADGRVVAAFEDGTHAEGDLLIGADGIHSVTRSLIDPGAPAPRYTGLNIAYGYTDASDIPLSPGTFRMIRGGSGFGHTTSPEGVTFWVAHLPGAPLDKAEIAATTAAQWRARATELFVNDAETTAVRIINSTTDRIMVSAVYEIPSLPRWHRDSMVLVGDAAHAASPLEGQGASMALEDSIILAQCLRDLPSLPEAFDTYERIRRSRVERLVTFSGRAATMAEAKEKARPERRSWLVDHHIDWDAPVIGSA; encoded by the coding sequence ATGAAGCACGCTTTGATCATCGGTGGTGGTATAGCCGGTACCGCGACCGCGATGGCACTCCGGAAGGCTGGTATCTCCTCGACCGTCTACGAGGCATTCGCCCACGGCGCCGACGATATCGGTGCCTTTCTGATGATCATGCACAACGGGATGGATGCGCTGCGGGTCGTCGACGCGGACGGATCGGTTGTGGCCGCGTCGTTCTCGACTCCCAGAGCCGAGTATCTCGATGGTGCGGGGAATGTATTTTCCAGCGGACCGTTCGGAGCTGACCATCCCGACTCGGCCGGTCCGCGAACTCTTACCCGCGCCGATCTCTATCGCACGCTGCACAACGAGCTGCGGCAGCGCGGCGGGCGGATCGAGCATGGAAAACGGTTGGTCGGTGTCGTTACGAGGGCCGATGGTCGAGTGGTGGCGGCATTCGAGGACGGCACCCATGCGGAAGGCGACCTGCTGATCGGTGCGGACGGAATTCATTCCGTCACCCGCTCATTGATCGACCCGGGTGCACCGGCACCGCGCTATACCGGGCTCAATATCGCCTACGGATACACCGACGCCTCGGATATTCCCTTGTCGCCGGGCACTTTTCGCATGATTCGCGGCGGCAGCGGGTTCGGCCACACCACCTCACCCGAAGGCGTCACGTTCTGGGTGGCGCACCTCCCGGGCGCGCCCCTCGACAAGGCCGAGATCGCGGCGACAACCGCTGCGCAATGGCGAGCGCGGGCGACGGAGCTGTTCGTGAATGATGCGGAGACGACCGCGGTGCGCATCATCAACTCGACGACGGACAGGATCATGGTCAGCGCTGTTTACGAGATCCCGTCGCTGCCGCGCTGGCATCGAGACTCGATGGTTCTCGTCGGCGACGCCGCGCACGCCGCCTCTCCGCTCGAAGGTCAAGGCGCCTCAATGGCATTGGAGGACAGCATCATCCTTGCGCAATGCCTGCGCGATCTGCCCTCCCTGCCCGAAGCTTTCGACACGTATGAACGCATCCGCAGGTCGCGCGTCGAACGCCTCGTCACCTTCAGCGGGCGGGCGGCGACCATGGCGGAAGCGAAGGAAAAGGCACGCCCCGAGCGGCGGTCGTGGTTGGTGGATCATCACATCGACTGGGATGCACCGGTCATAGGCAGCGCCTGA
- a CDS encoding ImmA/IrrE family metallo-endopeptidase yields the protein MDQDRVVAERAIAGLTLRRPWSMQRFIEELSLQRYRPIEIVDGLGEYEGQDFSAIWIPLPEKDCIRVWSGITELEREGLIAHELGHVVLGHEVTTADRLQYYRRTTPSIPDTVIQRLMAQQACLRSNFDLPIERQAEWFATLLMQAAESLRRPLFSDENLTARKRLMLERAAAIFGWST from the coding sequence ATGGACCAGGATCGAGTTGTCGCAGAACGAGCCATCGCGGGCCTGACACTGCGCCGACCGTGGTCGATGCAGCGATTCATCGAAGAGTTGAGTCTTCAGCGCTATCGGCCCATCGAAATCGTCGACGGGCTGGGCGAATACGAAGGCCAGGACTTCTCCGCTATTTGGATTCCACTGCCGGAGAAGGATTGCATCAGGGTTTGGTCGGGTATCACCGAGTTGGAACGCGAGGGGCTCATCGCGCATGAACTCGGGCACGTCGTACTCGGGCACGAGGTCACCACTGCGGATCGGCTGCAGTACTACAGGCGGACTACACCGTCGATCCCGGACACTGTCATTCAACGGCTCATGGCCCAGCAGGCTTGTCTGCGCAGCAACTTCGATCTCCCTATCGAGCGCCAAGCCGAATGGTTTGCCACGCTTCTGATGCAGGCCGCGGAATCCCTTCGCCGCCCCCTGTTCTCGGACGAGAACCTGACAGCGCGCAAGCGCCTGATGCTGGAAAGGGCTGCCGCAATCTTCGGATGGTCCACGTGA
- a CDS encoding serine hydrolase domain-containing protein, whose translation MAEGFVGRGFEAVRDAFARAHGSDEGAAQLCVYRHGRVVADLWTGRDPVAGKGWDARSLVVLMSVSKGVTATCVHMLVERGRLELAAPVREYWPEFAAGGKADITVADVLSHRAGMSSFDPDAGITVSELTDWSACVAALESMTPLWQPGTAIYYHSLTWGYLAGELVRRVSGKSVGEFLDAEIARPLGLSLWIGLPESREHRVVPQFTHDRPLTPAAVEPVLARMGIDVGARLIRATLATLATRDDGIKMLNTREGHAAEVPSGNAIGNARSLARMYAATIGEVDGIRLLTPATVDRARQPQTDRLGHPAPLDVMPVTHRFAHGYEITRPVHPMLGDGSFGHVGTGGRTGFAHPPSGVAVGYTCTNMTGGDTAGPDPRWLPWMAALREALT comes from the coding sequence GTGGCGGAAGGGTTTGTCGGGCGTGGGTTCGAGGCGGTTCGGGATGCTTTTGCTCGGGCGCACGGTAGTGATGAGGGTGCGGCGCAGTTGTGTGTTTATCGGCATGGGCGCGTTGTTGCCGATCTCTGGACGGGGCGGGATCCGGTGGCCGGTAAGGGGTGGGATGCGCGGTCGCTGGTGGTGCTGATGTCGGTGTCGAAAGGGGTGACCGCGACCTGTGTGCACATGCTGGTCGAACGGGGACGGCTCGAGTTGGCGGCGCCGGTTCGGGAGTATTGGCCGGAGTTCGCGGCGGGCGGCAAGGCCGACATCACCGTCGCCGATGTCCTATCGCATCGGGCGGGCATGTCGAGCTTCGATCCCGATGCCGGGATCACGGTGTCGGAATTGACGGACTGGTCGGCGTGCGTAGCCGCGCTCGAGTCGATGACGCCCCTGTGGCAGCCCGGAACCGCGATCTACTATCACTCCCTCACCTGGGGGTACCTGGCCGGTGAACTGGTCCGGCGGGTCAGCGGCAAGAGCGTGGGTGAATTTCTGGACGCCGAGATCGCGCGGCCGCTCGGGCTCAGCCTGTGGATCGGGCTGCCGGAAAGCCGAGAGCACCGTGTTGTCCCGCAATTCACGCACGACCGCCCGCTCACGCCCGCCGCGGTGGAGCCGGTGCTGGCCCGGATGGGGATCGACGTCGGCGCACGGCTGATCCGGGCGACCCTTGCCACCCTGGCGACCAGGGACGACGGGATCAAGATGCTCAACACCCGCGAGGGACACGCGGCGGAGGTCCCGTCGGGCAACGCGATCGGCAATGCCCGCTCGCTGGCCCGGATGTATGCGGCGACCATCGGTGAAGTCGACGGCATCCGACTGCTGACACCGGCGACCGTGGACCGAGCCCGGCAACCGCAAACCGACCGGCTCGGCCACCCGGCGCCCCTGGACGTGATGCCGGTGACCCATCGCTTCGCCCACGGCTACGAGATCACCCGCCCCGTCCACCCCATGCTCGGGGACGGATCGTTCGGGCATGTGGGCACCGGGGGACGAACCGGATTCGCCCATCCCCCATCGGGTGTCGCGGTCGGTTACACGTGCACCAATATGACCGGCGGTGACACGGCAGGCCCCGATCCGCGCTGGCTGCCGTGGATGGCGGCCCTCCGGGAGGCACTCACCTGA